One Micromonas commoda chromosome 7, complete sequence genomic window carries:
- a CDS encoding predicted protein, protein MLTPSVARAAARWGRRGLSAALASTARADFGLGTRSGSMRDDVRSPPTLPAHLAPWTSPPGDAPASRRLASTKFGVKPARNRAPKPATEAARPNKSKGQSSTESSVPLKDAMAKLVAKVHPDLFASGPAGAGETNDESLKAIQTVLDSVTRDKTTPNAGIKRLKFFVHDDESPEGVRVVPFSFKTTGGDCRNLVARQLRDVMAKVGVPGDFRWDPGDWDVRDSSGYVARRHNPWSNVKGVDYSNSDGGDNAAGGRKRGDLVAALKINDRLFEAIAAVPWIPEPHGDDRVRAINEEIVPRLAKEGWALDRRVLERIWRGERDDASVMDGVDAASGLALQAIVKHARAFDRAYGKPARERANFYPE, encoded by the coding sequence aTGCTCACGCCGtccgtggcgcgcgcggcggcgcgttgggggcgtcgagggttgagcgccgcgctggccTCCACGGCCCGTGCCGATTTCGGTTTGGGCACCCGATCGGGATCGATGCGAGACGACGTGcggtccccgccgacgctccccgcgcacctcgcgccctGGACCTCaccgcccggcgacgcgccagcCTCCCGCAGGCTCGCGTCGACCAAGTTCGGCGTCAAACCCGCGAGAAACCGCGCGCCCAAGCCCGCCACGGAGGCGGCCCGACCCAACAAGTCGAAGGGACAATCGTCGACCGAATCGTCCGTCCCGCTGAAGGATGCCATGGCGAAGCTGGTGGCGAAGGTCCACCCCGATCTGTTCGCctcgggacccgcgggcgcgggcgagacgAACGACGAGTCTCTCAAGGCGATACAGACGGTGCTGGACTCCGTGACGCGCGATAAgacgacgccgaacgcgggCATCAAGCGACTGAAATTCttcgtccacgacgacgaatcgCCAGAGGGCGTCAGGGTCGTGCCGTTTTCGTTCAAAACCACGGGCGGGGACTGCCGCAACCTGGTGGCGCGGCAGCTGCGGGACGTGATGGCCAAGGTGGGGGTGCCCGGGGACTTTCGGTGGGACCCCGGGGACTGGGACGTTCGAGATTCTTCCGGGTACGTGGCCCGGAGGCACAACCCGTGGAGCAACGTCAAAGGGGTGGATTATTCCAACtctgacggcggcgacaacgcggcgggcgggcggaaGCGCGGGGACCTCGTGGCCGCGCTGAAGATCAACGACAGGCTCTtcgaggccatcgccgcggtacCGTGGATCCCCGAGCCCCACGGGGACGACCGGGTGCGCGCGATAAACGAGGAGATCGTTCCCCGGCTGGCCAAGGAGGGGTGGGCGCTGGACCGGCGCGTGCTGGAGCGCATCTGGCGGGGCGagagggacgacgcgtcggtgatggacggcgtggacgccgcgagcggacTGGCGCTTCAGGCGATCGTCAAGCACGCCAGGGCGTTCGACAGGGCCTACGGCAAGCCCGCGAGGGAGCGCGCCAACTTCTACCCAGAATAG